A region from the Altererythrobacter sp. H2 genome encodes:
- a CDS encoding ribonuclease J, which produces MKKDFTPEKELLFLALGGSAEIGMNVNLYGCNGKWLMVDLGMTFGANEYPGTELVFADLAFIEDRRKDLLGIVLTHAHEDHIGAVPYFAEELGVPLYATPFTADLVKRKLAEAGLAGRVKLHVIEDDHGTIRLGDFTVRYIPLAHSIAEGNALVIDTPYGRVFHTGDWKLDEDPIVGVPATEEELVAIGDEGVLALVCDSTNVFNPEASGSEGAVYQALMDEVRLHTGRRVLVTTFASNVARLQTLGEVARETGRQLCVAGRSLDRIIEVAQDNGYLADFPETVDFDTAMGLPRGEVLILATGGQGEPRAALARIADSSHQIDLVAGDVVLFSSRQIPGNELAIGRIQNQLAERGIVMVTDRQSAIHVSGHPGRPELEALYGWLRPEILVPVHGEMRHMQEQARVGRAHGIPHNVVQKNGDIVRLAPGKPERIARVESGRLVLDGDMIVPANGEAIVMRRRLAHNGVVMVSLDGGGQAQVSGLGLPLVEDYGDFVTEAEADVATAVRKLKGKAAADPAEVTEAARLAARRAAQRWSGKKPQVMVMLARD; this is translated from the coding sequence ATGAAAAAGGATTTCACCCCCGAAAAAGAACTGCTGTTCCTCGCACTGGGCGGCAGCGCCGAGATCGGGATGAACGTCAATCTCTATGGCTGCAACGGCAAGTGGCTGATGGTGGATCTTGGCATGACATTCGGTGCCAACGAATATCCCGGCACCGAACTGGTCTTTGCTGACCTGGCTTTCATCGAGGACCGGCGGAAAGATCTTCTGGGGATTGTGCTGACCCATGCCCATGAGGATCACATCGGGGCGGTACCCTACTTCGCGGAAGAGCTTGGCGTGCCACTCTATGCCACCCCGTTCACGGCCGATCTGGTCAAGCGCAAGCTGGCAGAGGCCGGGTTGGCCGGGCGGGTCAAACTGCATGTGATCGAGGATGATCACGGCACCATTCGCCTCGGCGATTTCACCGTCCGCTATATCCCGTTGGCGCACTCGATTGCCGAGGGCAACGCCCTGGTAATCGACACGCCCTATGGCCGGGTGTTCCACACCGGTGACTGGAAGCTGGACGAAGATCCGATTGTCGGCGTGCCGGCGACCGAAGAGGAACTCGTCGCGATTGGTGACGAGGGCGTGCTGGCGCTGGTGTGCGATTCCACCAATGTCTTCAACCCCGAAGCCAGCGGTTCGGAGGGAGCTGTTTATCAGGCGCTGATGGACGAGGTGCGCCTCCACACGGGGCGGCGTGTGCTGGTGACGACCTTTGCCTCGAACGTCGCCCGTCTCCAGACCCTTGGTGAAGTTGCGCGGGAAACAGGGCGGCAGCTCTGCGTTGCCGGGCGCTCGCTCGATCGCATCATCGAAGTGGCACAGGACAACGGCTATCTGGCCGATTTTCCCGAAACAGTCGATTTCGATACGGCCATGGGCCTGCCACGCGGGGAAGTGCTGATCCTGGCAACTGGCGGGCAGGGAGAGCCGCGTGCGGCCCTGGCCCGCATCGCCGACAGCAGCCATCAGATCGATCTGGTGGCAGGTGACGTTGTCTTGTTCTCAAGCCGCCAGATACCCGGAAATGAGCTGGCGATTGGCCGGATCCAGAACCAGCTTGCCGAGCGCGGCATTGTCATGGTGACAGATCGCCAGTCGGCCATCCACGTTTCGGGCCATCCCGGACGCCCCGAGCTTGAAGCGCTTTACGGTTGGCTCAGGCCCGAGATCCTCGTGCCGGTCCATGGCGAGATGCGCCACATGCAGGAACAGGCGCGAGTTGGGCGGGCGCACGGGATTCCCCACAATGTCGTCCAGAAGAATGGTGATATTGTCCGGCTCGCCCCCGGAAAGCCTGAGCGGATTGCCCGGGTCGAATCCGGGCGCCTCGTGCTGGACGGTGACATGATCGTGCCGGCCAACGGCGAGGCCATCGTGATGCGCCGGAGGCTGGCCCATAACGGGGTCGTGATGGTGTCCCTCGATGGCGGGGGGCAGGCACAGGTCAGTGGACTCGGCTTGCCGCTGGTGGAGGATTACGGTGATTTCGTCACCGAAGCGGAAGCCGACGTGGCCACTGCTGTTAGAAAACTCAAAGGCAAGGCGGCTGCCGATCCGGCGGAAGTGACCGAGGCTGCCCGGCTTGCGGCGCGGCGCGCGGCGCAACGCTGGTCGGGTAAAAAGCCGCAAGTCATGGTCATGCTGGCAAGGGACTGA
- a CDS encoding type III pantothenate kinase: MLLAADVGNTNVVFALYAMDGKGGREIKARWRIATDPRRTGDEYAVWLLQLLQIEGFARTDVTQIIIGSVVPRAIHNLTVLAEKYFSITPLIAGEGAAEWGFLIDVDEPRSLGADRALNTIAAHEKYPGDKIVVDFGTATTFDAVDFNGAYKGGIIAPGINLSLDALVGNTAKLPRIAIRSPESDSVMGRNTEDQMLIGVFWGYIAMMEGLIERMRQQIGRPAMVIATGGLAILFDKHTRMFGAVDADLTLDGLAILAERAAR, encoded by the coding sequence ATGTTGCTTGCCGCCGATGTCGGGAACACGAATGTGGTTTTCGCCCTGTACGCCATGGATGGCAAAGGGGGGCGCGAGATCAAGGCGCGCTGGCGGATTGCGACCGACCCGAGGCGCACCGGAGACGAGTATGCGGTCTGGCTTCTGCAACTGCTCCAGATTGAGGGATTTGCACGGACCGATGTGACGCAGATCATCATCGGATCGGTGGTGCCGCGGGCGATCCATAACCTTACCGTTCTCGCCGAGAAGTATTTCTCCATCACGCCGCTGATTGCAGGCGAGGGAGCCGCTGAATGGGGTTTCCTGATCGACGTGGACGAACCCCGCTCACTGGGAGCGGACCGTGCGCTCAACACCATTGCAGCGCATGAAAAGTATCCCGGTGACAAGATCGTGGTCGACTTCGGCACGGCAACGACCTTCGATGCGGTCGATTTCAACGGCGCATACAAGGGCGGGATCATCGCGCCGGGGATCAACCTGTCGCTCGACGCGTTGGTCGGCAATACGGCCAAACTTCCGCGCATCGCGATCCGCTCCCCCGAGAGCGACAGCGTGATGGGGCGCAACACCGAGGACCAGATGCTGATCGGCGTATTCTGGGGCTATATCGCCATGATGGAGGGGCTGATCGAGCGGATGCGCCAGCAGATCGGCCGCCCTGCAATGGTCATTGCCACCGGTGGGCTGGCGATCCTGTTTGACAAGCACACCCGGATGTTCGGCGCCGTTGATGCCGACCTGACACTGGACGGGCTCGCAATCCTTGCTGAGCGGGCCGCCCGATGA
- a CDS encoding biotin--[acetyl-CoA-carboxylase] ligase — protein MIEYIAETGSTNSDLLERLKAGERIAEGQWLVADRQTAGRGRQGRRWNGGLGNFMGSTVVHRLPGDPPAPTLALLAGMALHEATVPLVPDASRLHLKWPNDLLYMKAKLAGILLEGQGDAVVVGIGVNLAEAPDLPDRETLSFAAFGPAPDRNLFAGSLAGMFARELERWRTYGLEPLLRRWQAAGLPKGTPLKVHDGTAVAVDGKVAGLAEDGSLLLLLPNGATRPIHAGDVMIADQGT, from the coding sequence TTGATTGAGTACATCGCCGAAACCGGATCGACCAACAGTGACCTGCTTGAAAGACTGAAGGCAGGTGAGCGCATTGCCGAAGGCCAGTGGCTGGTTGCCGATCGGCAGACTGCTGGCAGGGGCCGCCAGGGGCGGCGATGGAACGGTGGCCTGGGTAATTTCATGGGTTCGACCGTGGTCCATCGCCTTCCGGGCGATCCGCCTGCGCCGACGCTCGCCTTGCTCGCAGGCATGGCGTTGCACGAAGCAACCGTGCCGCTCGTGCCTGACGCCAGTCGTCTGCACCTCAAGTGGCCCAACGATCTGCTTTACATGAAGGCCAAGCTTGCCGGTATCCTGCTGGAAGGGCAGGGGGATGCGGTCGTCGTCGGTATCGGTGTCAATCTGGCAGAGGCTCCGGACCTGCCCGATCGCGAGACGCTGTCGTTCGCCGCGTTCGGGCCGGCTCCTGACCGCAATCTGTTCGCTGGCTCGCTGGCAGGCATGTTCGCTCGGGAACTGGAGCGATGGCGCACCTATGGCCTGGAGCCCTTGTTGCGGCGATGGCAGGCTGCAGGACTGCCCAAAGGCACACCGCTCAAAGTTCACGACGGAACCGCAGTTGCGGTGGATGGCAAGGTTGCAGGGCTGGCGGAGGACGGCTCGCTCTTGCTCCTTCTGCCCAATGGTGCCACCCGTCCTATCCACGCTGGCGATGTCATGATCGCAGACCAAGGAACCTGA
- the nuoN gene encoding NADH-quinone oxidoreductase subunit NuoN, translating into MNTAASFALIAPELLLAVSSLLLVLASAWGGDKAARLVTILAVTALFGAGMLLWPVLHLGKVGPETYAFGDLIRADAFAGFAKALIYLAAIGCLVVAPHWFGRLKAMKPEYPVLVLLATLGMSLMVSASDLLTLYLGLELNSLAAYVLAAYLRNDSRSAEAGLKYFVLGALASGILLYGISLLYGFGGTTSFAGLRVALEGEMSNGMLFGVIFVLAGLAFKISAVPFHMWTPDVYEGAPTPVTTFFATAPKVAAVALTARVAMDAFGSQVDAWRQVVIFAALASIVVGALGAIGQNNLKRLLAYSSINNVGFILIGLAAANAAGASAMFVYLAIYVAMTLGSFVALMMLYDNDGRALETFDDIAGLSAKRPALAWCLLAMMFSLAGIPPLFGFWGKFVVFQAAIEADLVLLAAIGVAASVIGAFYYIKFVKVMFFDAPSDATVADSTRAHWTVLIITTVIVSPLGYLLNRSLGDLADKAASALFLLP; encoded by the coding sequence ATGAACACCGCAGCCTCTTTTGCGCTGATCGCGCCTGAACTGCTGCTGGCGGTTTCCAGCCTGCTGCTGGTGCTCGCTTCGGCCTGGGGCGGCGACAAGGCCGCCCGCCTTGTCACGATCCTGGCAGTAACCGCGCTGTTCGGCGCTGGGATGCTCCTCTGGCCGGTGCTGCACCTTGGCAAGGTCGGCCCCGAGACCTACGCATTCGGAGACCTCATTCGCGCAGACGCCTTCGCGGGCTTCGCCAAAGCGCTCATCTACCTCGCCGCCATCGGCTGTCTTGTCGTCGCGCCGCACTGGTTTGGGCGCCTCAAGGCGATGAAGCCCGAATACCCGGTGCTGGTGCTTCTGGCGACACTGGGCATGAGCCTCATGGTCTCGGCCAGCGACCTGCTGACGCTCTACCTCGGGCTGGAGCTCAACAGCCTCGCCGCTTATGTGCTGGCGGCCTACCTCCGCAATGACAGCCGCTCCGCCGAGGCGGGCCTGAAATATTTCGTGCTCGGCGCACTGGCCAGCGGCATCCTGCTTTACGGCATCAGCCTGCTCTACGGATTTGGCGGAACCACCAGCTTCGCCGGCCTGCGGGTGGCGCTCGAAGGCGAGATGTCGAACGGCATGCTGTTTGGCGTGATCTTTGTGCTGGCGGGCCTCGCTTTCAAGATCTCGGCCGTGCCCTTCCATATGTGGACGCCGGACGTTTACGAAGGCGCGCCCACCCCGGTCACGACCTTCTTTGCTACCGCCCCCAAGGTGGCGGCTGTGGCGCTAACCGCTCGCGTGGCAATGGACGCATTTGGCAGCCAGGTCGATGCATGGCGGCAGGTCGTCATCTTTGCCGCTCTTGCCTCAATCGTCGTGGGCGCACTTGGTGCCATCGGGCAGAACAACCTGAAGCGGTTGCTGGCCTATTCCTCGATCAACAACGTCGGCTTCATCCTGATTGGCCTTGCTGCCGCCAATGCAGCGGGAGCCAGCGCGATGTTCGTCTATCTGGCAATCTATGTCGCAATGACACTGGGCAGCTTCGTCGCGCTGATGATGCTCTATGACAACGATGGCCGCGCGCTTGAAACCTTCGATGACATTGCAGGCCTCTCGGCAAAGCGCCCTGCGCTGGCGTGGTGCCTGCTCGCCATGATGTTCAGCCTGGCCGGAATTCCGCCCCTGTTCGGCTTCTGGGGCAAGTTCGTGGTGTTCCAGGCGGCAATCGAGGCAGACCTGGTCCTGCTGGCCGCCATCGGGGTGGCAGCAAGCGTGATCGGTGCATTCTACTACATCAAGTTCGTCAAAGTCATGTTCTTCGACGCTCCCTCCGACGCGACGGTTGCCGATAGCACCAGGGCGCACTGGACTGTGCTGATCATCACGACCGTGATCGTCTCGCCGCTCGGTTACCTTCTCAATCGTTCCCTTGGCGATCTGGCCGACAAGGCAGCCAGTGCGTTGTTCCTGCTACCTTGA
- a CDS encoding NADH-quinone oxidoreductase subunit M: MGGFPILSVMLAVPLVAAIACLFLSAPQARLTALAATLVNLALGILLWVNYDIGGAQWQFTERADLFAGFTYALGIDGIALLLIVLSVFLMPICILASWEAVQKRVGEYMAAFLVMETLMIGVFSAQDLFLFYIMFEAGLIPMYLIIGIWGGADRIYASYKFFLYTLLGSLLMLVAMLWMVNEAGTTDIPTLMQYDFAPEVQTWLWLAFFASFAVKMPMWPVHTWLPDAHVQAPTAGSVILAGVLLKMGGYGFIRFSLPMFPEASAQFAWLVFALSMIAVVVTSLIALVQQDMKKLIAYSSVAHMAIVTIGLFAFNVQGLEGSMIVMLSHGLVSGALFLCVGIIYDRLHTREISRYGGLSINMPKYALFFLLFTMASIGLPGTSGFVGEFLSLAGIYQVSSWVTLVCTTGIILGAAYMLYLYWRVAFGVQKNADAAAMTDLNAREWAMLAPIAAAVLWMGVYPESFLAPMRKDIASLEARVARAAPEGDARLAAGEARSEAANAVAPLPHETGKEGAH, from the coding sequence ATGGGGGGCTTTCCCATCCTGTCCGTCATGCTGGCGGTGCCGCTTGTTGCGGCGATTGCCTGCCTGTTCCTGAGCGCCCCGCAGGCGCGCTTAACGGCGCTGGCAGCGACGCTGGTCAACCTTGCGCTCGGCATCCTGCTGTGGGTCAACTATGACATCGGCGGGGCCCAGTGGCAGTTCACCGAGCGGGCCGACCTGTTCGCCGGATTCACCTACGCGCTCGGCATTGACGGGATTGCGCTGCTCCTGATCGTGCTCAGCGTGTTCCTGATGCCGATCTGCATCCTGGCCAGCTGGGAAGCGGTCCAGAAGCGCGTCGGCGAATACATGGCCGCGTTCCTCGTAATGGAAACGCTGATGATCGGCGTGTTTTCGGCGCAGGACCTGTTCCTGTTCTACATCATGTTCGAAGCCGGCCTGATCCCGATGTACCTGATCATCGGCATCTGGGGCGGGGCAGACCGCATCTACGCCAGCTACAAGTTCTTCCTCTATACCCTGCTTGGTTCGCTGTTGATGCTCGTGGCGATGCTGTGGATGGTCAATGAGGCGGGCACGACCGATATCCCCACGCTGATGCAGTACGACTTCGCGCCGGAAGTGCAGACCTGGCTGTGGCTCGCATTCTTCGCCAGCTTTGCGGTGAAAATGCCGATGTGGCCGGTCCACACCTGGCTGCCTGACGCCCACGTGCAGGCGCCGACTGCCGGCTCGGTCATCCTCGCCGGTGTGCTGCTGAAGATGGGTGGCTATGGCTTCATCCGGTTCAGCCTGCCGATGTTCCCCGAAGCGAGCGCGCAGTTTGCCTGGCTGGTGTTCGCGCTCAGCATGATCGCGGTCGTGGTAACCAGCCTGATTGCTCTGGTGCAGCAGGACATGAAGAAGCTGATTGCCTATTCATCGGTTGCGCACATGGCGATCGTGACCATCGGCCTGTTCGCCTTCAATGTGCAGGGGCTCGAAGGCTCAATGATTGTCATGCTGAGCCACGGCCTTGTATCGGGGGCGTTGTTCCTGTGTGTCGGCATAATCTACGACCGGCTGCACACCCGCGAGATCAGCCGCTACGGGGGCCTCAGCATCAACATGCCGAAGTATGCGCTGTTCTTCCTCCTGTTCACCATGGCCAGCATCGGCCTGCCGGGCACCAGCGGTTTCGTCGGAGAATTTCTCAGCCTTGCCGGGATCTATCAGGTTTCCAGCTGGGTCACGCTGGTGTGCACCACCGGCATCATTCTGGGCGCAGCTTACATGCTCTATCTCTACTGGCGGGTTGCTTTCGGCGTGCAGAAGAACGCTGACGCTGCGGCGATGACCGATCTCAACGCCCGCGAATGGGCCATGCTCGCCCCGATCGCCGCTGCCGTACTGTGGATGGGTGTCTATCCGGAGAGCTTCCTCGCTCCCATGCGCAAGGACATTGCCTCACTTGAAGCGCGCGTGGCGCGTGCTGCGCCTGAAGGCGATGCCCGGCTTGCCGCCGGGGAGGCACGTTCGGAGGCCGCCAATGCGGTTGCGCCCCTGCCGCACGAGACCGGAAAAGAGGGAGCGCACTGA
- the nuoL gene encoding NADH-quinone oxidoreductase subunit L, which yields MTSTSILIIVFLPLLAAIVAGLGNRALGNTVAKSITTGTLFISCALSWPIFLGFLSGSEQATVVPVLKWVQSGTLSFDWALRVDTLTAVMLVVINSVSALVHLYSWGYMDEDPDQPRFFAYLSLFTFAMLMLVTADNLVQMFFGWEGVGLASYLLIGFWFRKPSANKAAMKAFVVNRVGDLGFMLGIFGTYLVFQTTSITEILQAAPAMSGSTIGFLGYRLATMDVLCILLFIGAMGKSAQLGLHTWLPDAMEGPTPVSALIHAATMVTAGVFMVCRLSPMFETAPVALGMVVFVGAATCFFAATIGTTQWDIKRVIAYSTCSQLGYMFFAAGVGAYGAAMFHLFTHAFFKALLFLGAGSVIHAMHHEQDMRYYGGLRKHIPLTFWAMLAGTLAITGVGVLYVFGFAGFYSKDAILEAAYARETGLAHFAFWAGAVAALLTSFYSWRLMFLTFWGKPRWALSEHIQHAVAHGHDDPHEHNPPRQEDAGQDVTHSVPSPQESDGTAGYHPHESPWSMLVPLGVLTLGAVFAGFVFKDAFIDSEAFWAGSIFYNENLIHRLHAVPYWVKLTATFVMLLGLFGAWLAYIKDTSIPAKFVEQFSFVHRFVFNKWYFDELYDLLFVKPAFWFGRIFWQKGDKGLIDRFGPDGVASLVVQGAALAKKVQSGYLYSYALIMLLGLIAAITWVLM from the coding sequence GTGACCTCGACCTCGATCCTGATAATCGTATTCCTGCCCCTGCTCGCTGCAATTGTGGCGGGGCTGGGCAACCGTGCGCTCGGCAATACGGTCGCCAAGTCGATCACCACTGGCACGCTGTTCATCTCGTGCGCGCTGAGCTGGCCGATCTTCCTCGGGTTCCTCAGCGGAAGCGAGCAGGCGACTGTGGTGCCTGTGCTCAAGTGGGTCCAGTCCGGCACGCTCAGCTTTGACTGGGCGCTGCGGGTCGACACGCTGACGGCGGTCATGCTGGTGGTCATCAACAGCGTTTCCGCGCTCGTCCACCTCTACAGCTGGGGTTACATGGACGAAGACCCGGACCAGCCCCGGTTTTTCGCCTACCTCAGCCTGTTCACCTTCGCCATGCTGATGCTGGTGACCGCCGATAACCTCGTTCAGATGTTCTTCGGTTGGGAAGGGGTGGGCCTTGCCAGCTACCTGCTGATCGGGTTCTGGTTCCGGAAGCCGAGCGCCAACAAGGCGGCGATGAAGGCCTTCGTGGTCAACCGCGTCGGCGACCTTGGTTTCATGCTCGGGATTTTCGGCACCTATCTGGTGTTCCAGACGACCTCGATCACCGAAATCCTCCAAGCGGCCCCGGCGATGAGCGGCAGTACGATCGGCTTCCTCGGCTATCGCCTCGCGACGATGGACGTGCTGTGCATCCTGCTGTTCATCGGCGCGATGGGCAAATCAGCGCAGCTCGGCCTGCACACCTGGCTGCCTGACGCAATGGAGGGCCCAACCCCGGTCTCCGCACTGATCCACGCTGCGACCATGGTGACCGCCGGCGTGTTCATGGTGTGCCGCCTCTCGCCGATGTTCGAGACCGCACCGGTCGCGCTCGGCATGGTGGTGTTCGTGGGCGCTGCAACCTGCTTCTTCGCGGCGACCATCGGCACCACACAGTGGGACATCAAGCGGGTCATCGCCTATTCGACCTGCTCGCAGCTCGGCTACATGTTTTTCGCAGCTGGTGTGGGCGCATATGGCGCGGCCATGTTCCACCTGTTTACCCATGCCTTCTTCAAGGCTCTGTTGTTCCTGGGCGCAGGCTCGGTCATCCATGCGATGCACCATGAGCAGGACATGCGGTATTATGGAGGCCTGCGTAAGCACATCCCGCTGACCTTCTGGGCGATGCTTGCGGGTACGCTCGCCATTACGGGCGTTGGCGTACTCTACGTGTTCGGCTTTGCGGGTTTCTATTCGAAGGATGCCATTCTCGAGGCGGCCTACGCCCGCGAAACCGGGCTGGCGCACTTTGCCTTCTGGGCCGGTGCGGTCGCTGCCCTGCTCACGAGCTTTTACAGCTGGCGCCTGATGTTCCTGACGTTCTGGGGCAAGCCCCGCTGGGCGCTGAGCGAGCACATCCAGCACGCCGTGGCGCATGGACATGATGATCCCCACGAACACAATCCGCCGCGCCAGGAAGATGCGGGACAGGACGTGACCCATTCAGTCCCTTCGCCGCAGGAATCCGACGGCACGGCCGGATATCATCCGCATGAGAGCCCGTGGTCGATGCTCGTGCCGCTCGGCGTGCTGACCCTTGGGGCGGTATTCGCAGGGTTTGTGTTCAAGGACGCCTTCATCGACAGCGAGGCGTTCTGGGCAGGTTCGATCTTCTACAACGAGAACCTGATCCACCGGCTCCATGCCGTGCCTTACTGGGTCAAGCTGACGGCCACGTTCGTCATGCTGCTTGGCCTGTTCGGAGCGTGGCTGGCGTATATCAAGGATACCTCTATCCCGGCCAAGTTTGTCGAGCAGTTCAGCTTCGTCCACCGGTTCGTGTTCAACAAGTGGTACTTCGATGAACTTTACGACCTGCTGTTCGTGAAACCTGCTTTCTGGTTCGGCCGGATCTTCTGGCAAAAGGGCGACAAGGGCTTGATTGACCGCTTCGGACCCGATGGCGTGGCTTCGCTGGTGGTGCAGGGTGCGGCCCTCGCGAAGAAGGTCCAGTCCGGATATCTCTATAGCTATGCGCTGATCATGCTGCTGGGCCTGATCGCCGCGATTACCTGGGTGCTGATGTAA
- the nuoK gene encoding NADH-quinone oxidoreductase subunit NuoK codes for MIGIEHYLVVSAILFVLGVLGIFLNRKNVIIILMGIELILLSVNLNLVAFSAFLGDLVGQVFAMFVLTVAAGEAAIGLAILVIYFRNRGTIAVDDVDRLKG; via the coding sequence GTGATCGGGATCGAACATTACCTCGTCGTCAGCGCGATCCTGTTCGTGCTGGGCGTGCTCGGCATCTTCCTCAACCGGAAGAACGTGATCATCATCCTGATGGGGATCGAGCTGATCCTGCTCAGCGTGAACCTCAACCTGGTGGCCTTCAGCGCCTTCCTCGGCGATCTGGTGGGCCAGGTGTTCGCGATGTTCGTGCTGACGGTGGCGGCGGGCGAAGCAGCCATCGGCCTTGCCATCCTGGTGATCTATTTCCGCAATCGCGGCACCATCGCGGTTGACGACGTCGACCGGCTGAAAGGGTGA
- a CDS encoding NADH-quinone oxidoreductase subunit J, which produces MIQTFAFYLFAVMMIASAVFVITARNPVHSVLWLILAFFNAAGLMVLVGAEFIAMLLVIVYVGAVAVLFLFVVMMLDIDFAELRAGFIKNFPLGIAIALVLLAELVLGIGAYQAGSLALGTPDGLAAPVEGMSNTASLGALMYGRYLILFEVAGMILLVAMIGAIVLTHRPPKSARGSQNISRQVSRNPEEAIVMKQPTVGQGVEL; this is translated from the coding sequence ATGATCCAGACATTCGCCTTTTACCTCTTCGCGGTGATGATGATCGCCAGCGCGGTGTTCGTCATCACCGCGCGGAACCCGGTCCACTCGGTGCTGTGGCTGATCCTCGCGTTCTTCAACGCCGCCGGCCTGATGGTGCTCGTCGGCGCCGAGTTCATCGCCATGCTGCTGGTGATCGTCTACGTCGGCGCAGTCGCAGTGCTGTTCCTGTTCGTGGTGATGATGCTCGACATCGATTTCGCCGAACTGCGCGCCGGATTCATCAAGAATTTCCCGCTCGGCATCGCAATTGCGCTGGTGCTGCTGGCGGAGCTAGTGCTGGGGATCGGTGCCTATCAGGCAGGGTCACTGGCGCTTGGCACGCCGGATGGCCTGGCCGCTCCGGTGGAGGGGATGAGCAACACGGCCAGCCTCGGCGCCCTGATGTATGGCCGCTACCTGATCCTGTTCGAAGTGGCCGGCATGATCCTGCTGGTGGCGATGATCGGGGCCATCGTGCTGACCCATCGTCCGCCCAAGAGCGCGCGGGGAAGCCAGAACATCTCCCGCCAGGTCTCTCGCAATCCGGAAGAGGCCATAGTGATGAAGCAGCCCACCGTGGGGCAGGGGGTCGAGCTGTGA
- the nuoI gene encoding NADH-quinone oxidoreductase subunit NuoI — MTSVAQFIKSFTLWEIVKAHALTLKYFFKPKVTINYPFEKNPLSPRFRGEHALRRYPNGEERCIACKLCEAVCPAQAITIESEPREDGSRRTTRYDIDMTKCIYCGFCQEACPVDAIVEGPNFEYATETREELLYDKAKLLANGDKWERAIAANLEADAPYR, encoded by the coding sequence ATGACCTCGGTCGCCCAGTTCATCAAGTCGTTCACCCTGTGGGAGATCGTGAAGGCGCACGCCCTCACGCTGAAGTACTTCTTCAAGCCCAAGGTGACGATCAACTATCCGTTCGAGAAGAACCCGCTGTCGCCCCGTTTCCGCGGGGAGCATGCGCTGCGCCGCTATCCCAATGGAGAAGAGCGCTGCATCGCGTGCAAGCTGTGCGAGGCGGTGTGCCCGGCGCAGGCGATCACCATCGAGAGCGAACCGCGCGAAGATGGCAGCCGCCGCACCACGCGGTATGACATCGACATGACCAAGTGCATCTACTGCGGTTTCTGCCAGGAAGCCTGTCCGGTCGATGCCATCGTCGAGGGGCCGAACTTCGAATACGCGACGGAAACGCGCGAGGAACTGCTCTACGACAAGGCGAAACTGCTGGCCAACGGGGACAAGTGGGAGCGTGCCATCGCTGCCAACCTTGAAGCCGATGCGCCCTACCGTTAG
- the nuoH gene encoding NADH-quinone oxidoreductase subunit NuoH: MTRFFQSLGMSYEWAWAVATVSGILIIALPLMAAVAMIIYMDRKVWAAINLRRGPNVVGPFGLLQSFADGIKVFLQETIIPSAANKGIFILAPIVTFIVALAAWAVVPFDAGVVLADINVGLLYILAISSLSVYGVVMSGWASNSKYPFFSAMRAAAQMISYEVSIGFILICVVLWAGTFNLSEIVEAQRGHGFGIVNGYVFNLLLFPMWVMFFISCLAETQRVPFDLTEAESELVAGYQTEYSSMAFALFWLGEYANILLMCTLNALLFFGGWLPPLDIDLIPWFDIPGIVWLFGKILFFFFLFSWVMATVPRYRYDQLMRLGWKVFLPLSLLFVVLVSGYLMATGHYGAAA; encoded by the coding sequence ATGACCCGGTTCTTCCAGTCTCTCGGCATGTCCTACGAATGGGCATGGGCCGTTGCCACCGTCTCCGGCATCCTCATCATCGCCTTGCCACTGATGGCTGCGGTGGCGATGATCATCTACATGGACCGCAAGGTCTGGGCCGCGATCAACCTGCGGCGCGGGCCGAACGTGGTCGGGCCGTTCGGCCTGCTCCAGTCGTTTGCCGACGGGATCAAGGTGTTCCTGCAGGAAACCATCATCCCCAGCGCGGCGAACAAGGGCATCTTCATCCTCGCCCCGATCGTCACTTTCATCGTGGCACTGGCCGCCTGGGCGGTGGTCCCGTTCGACGCAGGGGTGGTGCTGGCAGACATCAACGTCGGCCTGCTCTACATTCTCGCGATCAGCTCGCTGTCGGTTTACGGCGTGGTGATGAGCGGGTGGGCATCGAACTCAAAGTACCCCTTCTTCTCCGCCATGCGCGCTGCCGCGCAGATGATTTCCTATGAAGTCTCGATCGGGTTCATCCTGATCTGCGTGGTCCTGTGGGCGGGCACGTTCAACCTCAGCGAAATCGTCGAGGCGCAGCGCGGCCACGGGTTCGGGATCGTCAACGGCTACGTCTTCAACCTGCTGCTGTTCCCGATGTGGGTGATGTTCTTTATCTCCTGCCTGGCGGAAACGCAGCGCGTGCCGTTTGACCTGACCGAGGCGGAAAGCGAGCTCGTGGCCGGTTACCAGACCGAATACAGCTCGATGGCCTTCGCGCTGTTCTGGCTGGGCGAATATGCCAACATCCTGCTGATGTGCACGCTCAACGCGCTGCTGTTCTTCGGCGGTTGGCTTCCGCCGCTCGATATCGATCTGATCCCGTGGTTCGACATCCCGGGCATCGTCTGGCTGTTCGGCAAGATCCTGTTCTTCTTCTTCCTGTTCAGCTGGGTCATGGCGACGGTTCCCCGCTACCGCTACGATCAGCTGATGCGGCTCGGGTGGAAGGTGTTCCTGCCGCTGAGCCTCCTCTTCGTCGTCCTCGTCTCTGGCTATCTCATGGCCACCGGCCACTATGGAGCCGCTGCATGA